In candidate division KSB1 bacterium, a single genomic region encodes these proteins:
- a CDS encoding CDP-alcohol phosphatidyltransferase family protein, with amino-acid sequence MQDERYLTIPNLFTSINLFCGFVSVTLTVAGDYSAAAWLIVIAGIIDAFDGSVARLLDGRTEFGLEMDSLGDVISAGALPRLCWFMCIIFAFWAIAELWA; translated from the coding sequence ATGCAAGATGAGCGATATTTAACAATCCCCAATCTGTTTACATCCATTAATTTATTTTGTGGATTTGTATCCGTAACTCTGACCGTTGCCGGAGATTATTCTGCGGCTGCCTGGTTGATCGTGATTGCCGGGATTATCGATGCGTTTGACGGGTCTGTGGCGCGTTTGCTCGATGGGCGCACGGAATTCGGACTGGAGATGGATTCTCTGGGAGATGTCATCTCTGCCGGTGCGTTGCCCCGTCTGTGCTGGTTTATGTGTATCATTTTCGCTTTCTGGGCCATCGCGGAGCTCTGGGCCTGA
- the tatA gene encoding twin-arginine translocase TatA/TatE family subunit, producing the protein MQELLIIMLIVLLLFGSKRLPDIAKGIGKGMRELKKTAEDVKKEIDIRD; encoded by the coding sequence ATGCAAGAACTGTTAATTATTATGCTCATCGTCCTGTTGTTGTTCGGATCCAAACGTTTACCGGATATTGCCAAAGGCATTGGTAAGGGTATGCGGGAGCTGAAAAAGACAGCGGAAGATGTTAAAAAAGAGATTGATATTCGTGATTAA
- the gatA gene encoding Asp-tRNA(Asn)/Glu-tRNA(Gln) amidotransferase subunit GatA, with translation MQKLGQDFTTIRNGLKKGDTSCAELTAAYLERIQHSELDAFISVFEQSAMQQAEQVDQKLRDGKAGKLAGLVLGVKDLIAFKDGLTTCGSKLLSNFKSPYNAFVIDRLSREDVIFIGKTNMDEFAMGSSNETSFFGPVKNPHDSERVPGGSSGGSAAAVGGGLCTAALGSDTGGSIRQPAAFCGVVGLKPTYGRVSRFGLVAFASSLDQIGPITHSVSDAALLMNAIAGYDQRDSTCAELPAPDYTTFLDQDVKGLRVGLPGEYFAEQLDRQVEEPIRRAVERLSAQGVEFVDISLPHTEYGVAAYYIIAPAEASANLARYDGARYGKRAETIQNLEEMYVKSRTEGFGEEVKRRIMLGTYALSSGYYEAYYLKAQKARTLIKQDFETAFKSVDCILGPVAPTTAFKLNEKIDDPLTMYLTDVYTVPVNLAGLPALSLPCGKDDNGLPVGMQLIGKPFDEETLIRIADFWEKMQ, from the coding sequence TTGCAAAAGTTAGGACAAGACTTTACAACGATACGAAACGGCCTGAAAAAAGGTGATACAAGCTGTGCCGAATTGACAGCCGCTTATCTGGAGCGTATTCAACACAGCGAACTGGATGCATTTATTTCCGTTTTTGAACAGTCCGCCATGCAACAGGCTGAGCAGGTGGATCAAAAATTGCGTGACGGTAAAGCCGGGAAATTGGCCGGTCTCGTTTTGGGTGTCAAAGACCTGATTGCGTTTAAAGACGGTCTGACCACGTGTGGATCAAAACTCCTGTCTAATTTTAAATCCCCTTACAATGCCTTTGTCATCGACCGGTTGAGTCGGGAAGATGTGATATTTATCGGTAAAACCAATATGGATGAATTTGCCATGGGTTCATCCAACGAGACCTCCTTTTTTGGTCCGGTAAAAAATCCGCATGATTCTGAGCGTGTGCCGGGAGGCTCCTCGGGTGGATCCGCTGCTGCCGTTGGGGGTGGATTGTGCACAGCGGCATTGGGCAGCGATACCGGCGGTTCCATACGACAGCCCGCTGCCTTTTGCGGGGTGGTGGGATTAAAGCCGACTTATGGTCGTGTGTCCCGTTTCGGCCTTGTGGCGTTTGCATCTTCACTTGATCAGATCGGCCCGATTACACACTCGGTCAGCGATGCCGCATTGCTGATGAATGCTATTGCCGGCTATGATCAGCGGGATTCTACCTGTGCCGAATTGCCAGCGCCGGATTATACAACATTTTTAGATCAGGATGTCAAAGGGTTGCGTGTGGGGTTGCCCGGCGAATATTTTGCCGAGCAGCTTGACCGTCAGGTCGAAGAGCCGATACGCCGCGCTGTGGAGAGGCTGAGCGCGCAAGGCGTGGAATTCGTTGATATATCCCTGCCGCATACGGAATACGGTGTGGCGGCGTATTACATTATCGCCCCGGCAGAGGCCTCAGCCAATCTGGCACGCTACGACGGGGCACGCTATGGAAAACGGGCGGAGACGATACAAAATCTCGAAGAGATGTATGTAAAATCGAGAACCGAGGGATTCGGCGAAGAAGTCAAACGCCGAATTATGCTGGGAACCTATGCGTTGTCATCCGGCTATTATGAAGCCTATTATCTCAAAGCGCAAAAAGCCCGTACCCTGATCAAGCAGGACTTTGAAACCGCCTTTAAATCAGTTGATTGTATCCTGGGTCCTGTTGCCCCGACAACCGCTTTTAAACTGAATGAAAAAATAGATGATCCTTTGACCATGTACCTCACGGATGTATACACCGTCCCCGTGAACCTGGCCGGCCTTCCCGCTCTTTCTTTACCCTGCGGCAAGGATGATAACGGTCTGCCCGTCGGTATGCAATTGATTGGAAAACCGTTTGATGAAGAGACCCTGATAAGGATCGCGGATTTTTGGGAAAAAATGCAATGA
- the efp gene encoding elongation factor P encodes MVTTSDFRTGLIVKIDGELFTITEFQHVKMARGSAFTRTKLKNLKTGRVLEKTFRSSDKLEDVRVERREMQFLYREGDILICMDNETYEQLMIGESVLTPNADFLKEGQQISVLMNGDEPVAAEMPFFVELEVTETEPGMKGDTVSGATKPAKLESGGTVQVPLFIEQGEKVRVDTRTSEYMERVK; translated from the coding sequence ATGGTCACAACATCTGATTTTCGCACAGGATTGATCGTGAAAATTGACGGAGAGCTGTTTACCATCACGGAATTTCAGCACGTTAAAATGGCACGCGGAAGTGCGTTTACCCGGACCAAGCTTAAAAATTTGAAAACCGGCCGGGTGCTGGAGAAAACGTTCAGGAGCAGTGATAAACTGGAAGATGTACGTGTAGAACGGCGTGAGATGCAGTTTCTTTATCGTGAAGGTGATATACTGATTTGCATGGACAATGAAACCTATGAACAATTGATGATCGGCGAGTCAGTACTCACTCCCAATGCTGATTTTCTGAAAGAAGGCCAGCAGATCAGTGTGCTGATGAACGGAGACGAACCGGTTGCCGCAGAAATGCCGTTTTTTGTGGAACTTGAGGTAACCGAAACGGAACCCGGAATGAAGGGTGACACCGTATCGGGCGCTACCAAACCGGCCAAACTGGAATCAGGCGGTACCGTGCAGGTGCCTCTCTTTATCGAGCAGGGAGAAAAGGTCCGAGTGGATACGCGTACCTCTGAATACATGGAACGCGTGAAATAA
- the accB gene encoding acetyl-CoA carboxylase biotin carboxyl carrier protein produces MGSKNIRELVKIVEQSGIDELEIKTWWGKNIRICKRAGHPVDVADYPHQTIPVHSGPVSGTSAAAPQPVAEAPEEKSFKAGNEFKAPMVGTFYCSPSPDDEPYVKEGDVVTPGQVLCIIEAMKLMNEIEAEEKGRIVEILVNDSQPVEYNQPLFIIEPLS; encoded by the coding sequence ATGGGCTCAAAAAATATTCGTGAATTGGTTAAAATTGTTGAGCAAAGTGGTATAGACGAACTTGAAATTAAAACATGGTGGGGCAAAAATATCCGAATTTGCAAACGTGCCGGACATCCGGTGGATGTGGCGGATTATCCACATCAGACCATACCGGTGCACAGTGGACCGGTATCCGGAACATCCGCTGCGGCCCCGCAACCCGTTGCTGAGGCGCCGGAAGAAAAATCCTTCAAGGCGGGGAATGAATTCAAAGCGCCGATGGTGGGAACCTTTTACTGTTCTCCATCGCCGGATGATGAACCTTATGTTAAAGAAGGTGATGTGGTCACACCCGGTCAGGTGCTATGTATTATAGAGGCTATGAAATTGATGAATGAAATCGAAGCCGAAGAAAAAGGACGTATTGTAGAAATTCTGGTTAATGATTCGCAACCGGTTGAATACAATCAGCCTTTGTTTATAATCGAACCGTTAAGCTAA